Part of the Aptenodytes patagonicus chromosome 14, bAptPat1.pri.cur, whole genome shotgun sequence genome, AGGGATTTAGACTGTGAGCTAACAGAGAAAAGACAGACTCATTTATGAAAAGTGGTTCATTTCACAGATGGAAATGAGGCACAATATTAACATCTACCAATTTGGTAGCAAATGAGATTAGGTAAGGAGAAATTAACTGGGCTCTTGagtaaatgaaacaaattcaTCCATCCCCTTCCAATCCTGCCTGAAGCAAACAAGGAGTCACACTCTGCCTCTGAAGAATCCCATTATTTCAAATACCCAAGTGACTTTAGACTTATATCAGCTTGTAGAAATTACTCCCTCGCTGCTGGGGTTTTTATACGGAACTGTGAAACTCAACATTTCTTTCATTCACGCCTAAAACTCTACACACAAAACCCGTACATGCCTGGGTCTAAAATGAGTTTCAAAACCTCAGTTCATTTCACCTGAGCTGGAAATACTGGAAATTACTTGATGAATCAAATCAAGGCATCAGTCTAAGGTTATTAAGCTTTCATGTACATGGAAAATAGTTCCACGCAGAACTACATTGTTAATAGCAGAGAAACACAGAAGGCGTTACATCTCAGGAGCTGTGAGAGCAGGTCACTCAGGATAAAGCTATACTCCTTCCCTGCTTCACTGGGGTTATGTACAGTTACTGGAGCTGAACTGGGaattctctgctttgtttttagcAGCTCAAACAGTTTTGACAGCTCCAAAGTCTACCACAGGGAGACAGCTTAGTTTTGACAGAGTTCTTTCAGCTTTagctgcccacagcccctgtgctgccctggcaaAAGGCAAATCCACCACCGCGCAGCCACACACAGTGCACTTTGCCTGGACTGATCTCCGCTGCAGGAGGTGGGATTGTCACAGAGGATGTGTTCAGCCCAAAAAGCTCAAACAGGACATAAGTCCTGCCTCCTATTAAGTCACCACGAGTAAGAAGTACCttcatccctgcagcagcagcgggtCCTCCTGGGTCCACTGCCTGGATGTGGCAAGGTCTTCCTCCTCGAACAACAAACCCCCAGCCCACCGCATCCCCCACAATCTACAAGCAGAACAAAAAGGGCTTTAAAAACCAAGGAATGGGCCAGATAGAGGAGATGCAACAGTTCCTAGTGAGATGGAAAGCTCTGCTCGTGATCCTAATCTGTCATGGGTGGGAGAGAGAGGGCTGTGCACCAAGTGAGATGCAGAACCACAGATTAATtgctctctgcaaagctgctttctgattAATATTCCCTGCCAGCAAGTGCAGAAGAGTGAAGCACAGGCAGGATGAAGTTGAAGTGCAAGGCATGCACCAAAAGCATGTTGAGAACATTTCCAGAGCACGCACACGGTGCCTTTTCCTTGGCACAGGAGAGCATTTCCAGGGTGGAAGTAGCCActcttaattttttccccactctgaTCTCAGTCTGTCAGAGCAGTTTGCGGTAATACTGTGGCCATCTGATGTgactaaaagggaaaaagaattcCCAAAGGACTTTGCACGTTAtccatataaataaataacagcaacTGCACAGCTAAGCAGAAGGAAATGAGCCATGAAAGGCCCAGGCTGGCAGAGTTGAAGGGCAGGGCAAGAGCGTTCAGGAGGAGAATGAACGGCACGTCCTCATACATGCCACACTAATcaccagctttatttttcttgctccttCCCACCAATTTCTACAGCACAGTTAATTTGGGAACCTGATCCACAGCTCCTCTGTAACCCCACTTGTGTCAAACCAGTACGGCAAGACAGTCCTCACGCTTCCTAAACTGGCCACTGTGAGATTCCCCCTTTCAAAGGCGGGCAGGAAAGGGCTGAGAAGTTTTACACTAAAATAAACAAGCGTGATAGGATCCACAGGGCAGGAACTGTCTCGCAACGTTCACACCCAGCACCTACCAGCCTTGCCTTGACTGGTCATGCAGCtttagaaataattagaaaagcaaaagcccaaaGCTCAGGTTGTCTGCAGCATCTTGGAAATTTTGCAGTGTGTTTATTTTGTCCGTGAAAAAAGCCCATCATAAGAAAGGCAAGAGTGGCCCTTGGATGCTCCCCGTTCCGTGCTGCTCCACCAGGTGCTGATGGACCATATCAACATACCTGATCTGCAGCAGGAACCTGAAAGATGCATAAAGCTGTGCATAAAGGTGATAGCTGTGTGACAGAGGGTCTGTGTCAAAGTCTCAACTGTCACAAGACTTGACTGATTCTACAGTTTGTATGGAGTTTTTCTGTCCAGGAAACATTCTCTTTCCTGATCTACCCCTTTAACACACATTAAACTAAAGCAGAGGCTGCGCACATTTCCACCCACAAGAATATCTGCAGACATTGACCCACTGAGACTCACCAAGAAAGAGCCGTGATGATGTGACACACAACCAAAATTTCAACATACAGAGGTCAGCGCAGCAGACAGAAAGCTATCAAAGAGCAGTCAGAGAGCTCACTGCTGTGGGGTTAGCAATACCATTCGCTATGGTCACTTACAGTTAGCGTTTTCTTGATGTAGGGGGCCCCAGGGGACAGGAGCTCTTCATTGGTGACGGGTCTCTCTAACACTAGAGCAGAAGGTGACAGATCCTATCAGAATCAAGGGTTTCATACAGTAAAGTGCACAACGAGGCAGCCTGGGGATTACCATGGGCTGGGGAACAGATGTTAGAACCAGCCGCGGTTACTGCACACAGAAACCTTTGCATTCCTCTCAATGTTTTTCAAAACACTTGCACAACTTGCACAAATCAAGActcagaggtgaggctgaccctCTCCTCTTGTAAGTCCCCAAGCTGACAGCGGATGGGTTTGGACCTGAGGCTTGAGCTAGCCCATGCCCTGAAGGAATAGATGCATCCTGTGCAACGACAGGGCAATGCGGAAGCCCAGACCTGATTTAGGGTTGCACTCAGCCACAGGAGGGAATACCAAAGTAGGAGTAGTGCTGAAGTAGGGGTTGGAGTTTCCAGTGAGGGAAGTGATGCTGCTCCTTCGAACCGCTGAGACAATTTTGATCTCCTTGTTGGTCTGGACTGAAAGAGGGAGAAACAACAGTTACCCAAGGAAGGAACAGACTAGTTTAAAATAACAAACCTCCCCCACCAGCCTGACCCGTATCTGAAAGGTAAGCGTGCACTGAAGATGGCATGTGAGCTTAGAAAGAATAAAACTAGcttcaaagaaaaatcaaaagccgATGGTAAGTTGAGTTATTTTCCTGGGATGGGGAGCTGTGATAGAGACTGCCACTGCATCGTGACATCCACCACAAACCAGTGGGATGGGTGGTCACTTCATGGGATGCCTGGAGGAACACCCTCCACTCTGCTGGAGCAACACCCTCAGCTCTAGGATACTCTGGTAATGTAATCCTTGCTTTCACACCCCTCCACAAACACATCCACGGTTACCAGAGAGAAAGCTGGTGTTGCCTGGGTCTGGGTTGAGCTTGCGAAGACAGAAGGGACTGTCCGGGCTCTCGGAGAGCGCGCAAGAGGAGTTCTCGTTGAGTAACTCCGTGAGACGACGTCTCCGTCGAAAGTTGATCCAGAATTGGTAGAGGATGTCACTGTCAAAGAAGTGATGCCTATTGGAAACTAGGAGAGaacaggagaggagggagagggtgaGGGGGTGTGAAAAATATATAGCGAATATACTGAGGGACCCAGATGAATTGCTTTTAATGCCTCTGTGTTCTACTGCAGTTTTTCTGACTGTTTGAGAATGCTGcctgcagggaaggaggaagagcagggccACCTCCCCAAGAGATGTCATCTCCCAGGGGTGCACCACCAAGTCACAGCCCTCCACCTGCCCCTGTCCCAAGACACTCAGAGGACTCCCTGCCTTCTGGATTGAAAGTTTAATTCCTGCAGATGGTTATGATCGCCAGCCAAGCGGAGCTGAACAATACATCCTCACAACCCAGCCCTCCAAACCCAGGGGTGGATCCCAGTCCTGCAGCCGGAGGCTTTGAAGAACTGAAGAGCAATAGCTCAGATTTCAACTCAAAGCCTTTATGGGTAGCGGAAGATTGCTCCAATTTCAAAGGTCACCAGCTCCAAACATAGAACTAAAAGGCCCCATTGCCATCTCCAAGTGGGCACTTGACCAGCACTTGTTGCATGACATGAATGGGGATTTGTTCCTAGCACAGCCTTGACAACTACGCTTATCTCTTGCTTTCCATCCCAGCTCCAGCCGGAACCTCACTCACCATGCTGAATGATCCCATGCTCCAGCAGCGCCCGTCCCAGCTCCACCGCTTCCTTTCGGTTCTCCGCTTCTCCCTCCTGAACGAGCCAGTCAATCATCTCGCAGCCCAGGAAAGTCCTCTGGTACTTCACAGAGTTCTCCTCTCTCACCTTCAGAATTGACTCTTCCACGCTTACCAGCCTGGCACAGAGGTGGGACAAGGCTCCCGTGATGCTGTATAGCCCTGCCGTCTGACGCGGGCTGCAGCCAGCCAAAGCAAGGCCAAGAGAAGCGAGCAAAACGTTACAGCCAAAACATTGCTGCCTGGGAGcaatgggaagggagggagaaatgcAGAGCTGCAGTCAGGCAGCTCTATAACTCCTCatcacagcagaggaagaagcttCAGCGGAATCAGTTCAGCTGCGACCTCAGCTCAAGACCGAAGGGGAAAGCCAAGCAAGCAACTGAATGCACGGGACAAACGGCCGATAGTCCAAATTGATGGAGAAGGTGCGTTTCAGGAAACACATATTCAGTTTGCAGCATATGCGAGAGCTAAATCCAGTGCCTCCACGAGAGGGTGCAGCGGGCTCAGCCATGAGATGCGCTGGATGCTCTCCCCGGTCCCACGGCCACTGCTgccaagcaaaagcaaagcacaagGGAGGCACGTCTGCCAGAGGGTCACGGAGACAGCCGAAATCGCCGCCCACCTGGCTGAAGGACTTCTCCCTCAGTGCCAGTTTGTGAATCTGATTGCCAGGGTTTGAGGATGGAGAAGATGTGAAGAAGCTGTTAAAGGTAATGGGTCCAGAGGGTGGTCTGTGGTTGAACCCAGTCTAACAAAATGACTCGTGAGGTGCCTGGGAAGATGGCTTGGatttagaaacagaaacaatcaacacaaagaaaactgaacaCTGGAGATGGAGGGAGTTTTCTTTACTGTCTGAGAATTAGATTTTCTATTACAAATTTTGCAGATAGGCTAAGCAAGATGCAGGGATCCAGGCCCATGAGGGCCCTGAAGATCCTATACCCTGCTGATTCTGGTAGGACATAAGTCCTAATAGTGCTGGTGGAAGCAGCTCACCCAGGGAGGCCGGGGGAGTGCTGGGAATGGCCACTGGACGTGCCCGTCCCGGGAGCACTCAGACTGCAGACTGGACCCTAGCACTTCCCTGTACCAGACCCCAGAACCTGCACTTGGGTTGGAGCCCTTGAAAGCATCCACGAGTTCAGGGTACAGCTCCTGTCCCAGCCCCAAAGAGGCCGGTTGTCCTCTGGCTGCGACAGGGCTCAGGAAACAGCATTTCCCAACGCTACAGCACAGGgtacagagaaggaagagaaaagccaGCTGTAGCTGTGGCTCCCAGCTGTAGAGCATCATCAGCAAGCACAGCCAGCACTCCCAACGCCCCTTGCTGAGAGTTATTTTGCAGGGAAAGGACTCACGTACTTCTCATAAAGACTCTGCCCTCTCATGAACACCTTCACGTCCTTATTGAGCGGGAAGGTCCCGTCATCCTTACGGAAGCGGTACAGCAGCTTGGCATCCTTGTAGTCCGAGTGCTCGTCGCAGACTGAAAGGAGTTCAGAGCAGGGATGTCAGTGCTGCAGGCGTCTGTCAGTCTGTAAGGGACAGACAGAGCTGCACGGAGCACAGATTCAGCAGGGTGTCATCTCCACGTTAAAAGCTATGGGGGCTGCGTGCGATGTCCTTCTCTACGCCCCTCGTACCATGGAGCAACCAGCATCTGAGCCTTCGGTCCCCAAACTAGGTGCTTACGAATGCCTGCAGCCCATGCTGGTGGGAGAGGTCAGGCCCGCTGAACAGACCTTGGGAAAGCTCGAGTTTGAGTCTACATTTGGATTCAGACACTAAAATGTTCATTAGAACAAACTGggaagttttttggtttgtttttttttgttggtttttggggttttggtttttttttttttttaattaaaagttgaTGTTTTGGTTTAGACTAtgagaagacaaacagaattgTCTCAATCAGCTTTTTTTAGAAAGCTACTGCCACATGTAAGTAAACTTGGAGGACGGGAGGAAAAAACCTACACTGCATCCAAAACCCCATAAAATCACCTCTGTCCCTGTCAAAAATACTTGTAAGCTAAAATGTATAACGACACCAAGTTTTCAACACCATTTCGTGCCAGCCCTGCCCAATTCGTTTGCATGGCAAACTGATCTcaagagaaaaaacacttttcttcaaaGCTAGGTGCATACAACTGGAATAATCAAATCTGTATGAAAAGCCTCAGTTTCATCGCGGGGATGAGCACACAATCTGTAAATGCATGGCTGTTAAGTGCATGCAACATTTAGCAGGTAAATATTTGGGATACAGCTGTGAGATAAGCTTGCCTGCAACAGATTCCTAGACTacgcatcaaaaaaaaaaaaaagaaagagccccAAAATCACAGTCCAGCTCTTAAATCAGTCAGCCTGCCTTTCTTCAGGTCCACCCGTCTGAAGCAAGAAGGAGAAActtcagcagtaaaaaaaaaaaaaaaaattaaaaaaaaaaacccaccacaccacACAGAGTAAAGAATATgcccagaaaacaaagaaaattagtcaaaggggaaaaaaaaaaaccacaaagatttCCTCGCTAAAGTGACATAATCCACTAGAGTGGAATTCAACAGACGTAAGATATTTCTTGTGAAAATTTTAACACTTGTTCATTCATCTGAGCGGACTGGCAAAACTTCGTTCCCCTTTTGGTGAGCAGCTCAACGCTAAAAACCGTCAGATTATCTGGAGTTCATCATTCCTCCTGAGCAGTTGTCTTGGTGTGAAATCAGGATGCTAAAGCCCATGACTCATCAAGCAAGAAGACCGGTCAAGAAAgttgttttaaaagatgaaagtTTGCATCTTAACAACTCCAAGGAGCAACAATTCAGATGTCATTGCAACCGGGAACTGAACATAAAACCTTACAGGACTGTGCCCAAAGCATTTTTGCTATTTGCAGACCAATTCCAACGTGTTTCCAGCATGTAATAGAATAACAGCTCAAACCACATCAGACCGTTAAGAGGCAGCACAGACAACGATCTTCGTGAGATAATTATCGTCTTCTGGATCACAGCGGAGAAGAGGGCAAACAGTTTGGACAGCCAATTGCGAAGCACTCAGCACAGCGCTGCGGTTAGCAGGCAGCCCTGTTTCCACAGGACTAAGGAAAATTAATTGTCGTAAGGCAAGTTGGAAAGTCAACTTCTGTGTCCTGCCAGAAATTATCACAGAAGCAGGAGGGACGCGTCCGTGATAAGCAATCAAAACAGCACCGGTACCCAGTACTGCACAGGTTTAATTAACTAATGGATTTCTTTGAAACTGTAAGCTGGAGAGATGGAAAAATAATCAGGTTTAAGTATTAATGGTTAACTGAGAACTCACTGCTTCAGCTTTACGCTTTTGTGATAAAGCAcagcagcagtttatttttattcaagGCAGCTTGATGTAAAGGGCATTAACCTCAAGCAAGTAGCAGATGGCAACAGAGAGTGTTTGCATTGCAGTGGTCCAAGGCAGCTATGTCTGGACCCTAGAgaagaggggggaagagagggctGAATTTGGTATGGTGGTCGCCTGCTTCTGCCTCCCCAGCTTCATCCTCTTGTGACAAACTGCCACCCAACTCCAGGTTACCATAGCTCATGTCCCGAAGGCTTGGAAGCAAGAGAGCTCAGCCAAGAGTCAGCAGCTCAGCCACAACCCTTCCCACCGAGAGCGGTGGTCTCCCAGGCCTGTTTGAAAATCCAGGACTTTTGTTCCTGATTGGGCCTGAAAAATCACACGGAGAGAAACTGCTCTTTGCTAATATGAAGCAGTTGTTTCCCATTGTTATATCAGGACCAAGGGCCAGACCGTGGGGATTGCTCTGCAGCTCAGGGACAGGCACAGACCACAGTACACGACCTGAGTTAATGCAAAACTGCTGAAAGcgccaaataatttttaaaaagaacaaagcctGAATACTTGGCTTGAGCaccaagctgctttttttcctccccttcctttttctttctgtttttattttgttttacttttaacagGTTCCACGGACAAGCCTTTGAAATGGCATCACACACTCAATTTCCAAGGGAGGCATTCCTACAGGATTGCTTCAGCTCCAGGTTTACAGGTACCAGATGACTTTTCGCTTTGAGTGGTGTTGACTCCACACCCTTACTTGTCCCACCCCAGCatggatggggaaactgaggaacgCTGGGctcttacagtaaaaaaaatgaactttcctGCAGATGTGAAGCATGTGCTATCATTCAGCTTCCACTTCTGCATGACACAAACATGAGCTAGACCAGCTTCTGTAAAAGTATCCACCACTGACTGCCCATGCAATTGCTGTAGGGCAACATAGGTCAGGCATTACTGAACTTGCTTTCAAACAAGAGCCACTTCAGATGCTGTTTTACCAGTGCACAGCCCAAGTCCCTTTTCTGTGGGGCAGGGAACTGGCACATCCCCCAAAACAATGCAGCTTCACACAGATCCAACCCCATCCAGCCTCGTGCCTGCCCATcatctcccagcttcgccaggaGCCCTCACCCATAGGAGGGTCGTGAACAGGGACCTGACCATGCTTCTGTATCCTGGGCTGAGGGACACACGTGGTGACCAGATACACAGCCACCTCCCTGGGGAGGCTCAGCAGGTAGCAGAGAAACCCACGCACCGTGATGGATGATGTAATGGTCCATTAGCTTCTGCATGAGGCGGATGCCCGTCTCTCGGTCCGGTGCTTCTTTGTGGTCAATCAGCCAGTCTGTGAGCTCCTTCGCCACGAAGCAGTTTGGGTATGTTCGGAGGTGGTAACGTCTGTCCTTAATGAGCTTCCCATCGTGGAGGCGAAGCCTAGAGAGAAAGACAGCCATTGTAGCATAGCTGGTGTTAACAGGGGAATTTGGGTCTAACAGCCCAGCGTCTGCCCAACCTGGAGAAACCGCTTATGATTTGGGACTTCTGGCAAGCACCCAGTGACTTATAAATTCAACCAAACCTCTCGGCTTTGCAAGACTGCATCGGTCAACCCTAAGGAGCCTCTCCAccatccccttctctcctcctatCACTGCGCAGGTTATATAATTGCCTGCACCAGACTTAGTCTGAACCATACGTGTCTTTTTGTTCTAAACAAGCCTCTAGAAAATACACAGCAGCTAACCGAAGCTTGTGAAGAAGggccaaaacacagaaaaaaaaaatagtagtacaTATATTTGTCATCTTGGCATGATTCTGTGTCTAGttctccctccccaaaaccaTGAAAGCGGGAACGTAGCTACCCCCAAGGCCAAAGTCTTAGTCATAGCTCAGGGTGGGAGCAGGAATGGAAGCACTCGTTTCTTCTGCATGTGTCTAAGAGATGAGTGCCAGGTGGATCCCATACACTACCTACTAATCCATGTACCCACTAATCCACAGCAACAGTGAACAACAGTCCTGACATTTTCTGGTTCAGATTGGGATAGACTGGGACAGAGTTTACCAAAACAACAACCGTCCTGTCCTGAAATGCCTGACATTATGGCTAGTCAGTGACTCCGACAGAAAGATATGTCTGGGTGAAGGTTACTCAGGTGAGTACGGCTTTGACTTTTCAAAGGACCTTAACAGCTGAGCAAGCCACAAGGCACAGAGATCTTATATGTTCAAGCCaaagccaacccaacttggcaggAGATCTGTCCAGGAGCCAAACTTTTGCCCTGTAGTCATGACTGTTCCCAAAATACTAACCCTGGAAAATGCCCAGTGCATGCAGCAGACTCAGAGGGGAGATATTAATTAAACATCTCCTCTGTAACTCCAGGATGTTTCTGGTTTCAAGTTATTCATTTCAATTCACAGTTTTGCCCCAGGCCAGCATGTTTTGCAAAGGCATTAATCACTGCAGCCTTTCTTTAATTAATGCCTCaagttcttttgttctttttgaagAAGTTACGTCCAACATGCTGTGTTGTACACAACAGTTTCAGGCACCATACGAGAAGTTTTAAATATCCTAAAAATCTATCAGATAATAATGGATTATCCTATATTGT contains:
- the LOC143167036 gene encoding DEP domain-containing mTOR-interacting protein-like isoform X1; translation: MERLRLHDGKLIKDRRYHLRTYPNCFVAKELTDWLIDHKEAPDRETGIRLMQKLMDHYIIHHVCDEHSDYKDAKLLYRFRKDDGTFPLNKDVKVFMRGQSLYEKLVSVEESILKVREENSVKYQRTFLGCEMIDWLVQEGEAENRKEAVELGRALLEHGIIQHVSNRHHFFDSDILYQFWINFRRRRRLTELLNENSSCALSESPDSPFCLRKLNPDPGNTSFLSVQTNKEIKIVSAVRRSSITSLTGNSNPYFSTTPTLVFPPVAECNPKSVLERPVTNEELLSPGAPYIKKTLTIVGDAVGWGFVVRGGRPCHIQAVDPGGPAAAAGMKVCQFVFSVNGMYVLHLDYQTISSLIMTGPRTLVMEVMEAIE
- the LOC143167036 gene encoding DEP domain-containing mTOR-interacting protein-like isoform X2; protein product: MESLSNSLKKKATEQHYRAEVMIAGEQLRLRLHDGKLIKDRRYHLRTYPNCFVAKELTDWLIDHKEAPDRETGIRLMQKLMDHYIIHHVCDEHSDYKDAKLLYRFRKDDGTFPLNKDVKVFMRGQSLYEKLVSVEESILKVREENSVKYQRTFLGCEMIDWLVQEGEAENRKEAVELGRALLEHGIIQHVSNRHHFFDSDILYQFWINFRRRRRLTELLNENSSCALSESPDSPFCLRKLNPDPGNTSFLSVQTNKEIKIVSAVRRSSITSLTGNSNPYFSTTPTLVFPPVAECNPKSVLERPVTNEELLSPGAPYIKKTLTIVGDAVGWGFVVRGGRPCHIQAVDPGGPAAAAGMKVCQFVFSVNGMYVLHLDYQTISSLIMTGPRTLVMEVMEAIE